The proteins below are encoded in one region of Streptomyces roseirectus:
- a CDS encoding MaoC family dehydratase, with protein MTITVNGLDALRKLAGSDLGVSDWIEVTQRHIDTFADATGDHQWIHVDVERAAEGPFGATIAHGYLTLSLFIPLFSDLLEVGGVTTKVNYGLNKVRFPSPVRAGSRIRLAARLASVEDVKGGVQITVDGTIEIESGAKPAVVLQAVLRFM; from the coding sequence ATGACCATCACCGTCAACGGCCTCGACGCACTCAGGAAGCTCGCGGGCAGCGACCTCGGGGTGAGCGACTGGATCGAGGTGACGCAGCGCCACATCGACACGTTCGCCGACGCGACCGGCGACCACCAGTGGATCCACGTCGACGTGGAACGGGCCGCCGAGGGGCCGTTCGGCGCCACCATCGCGCACGGCTACCTCACCCTCTCCCTCTTCATCCCCCTCTTCTCCGACCTCCTGGAGGTCGGAGGAGTCACCACCAAGGTCAACTACGGCCTGAACAAGGTGCGTTTCCCCTCGCCGGTCCGCGCGGGCTCCCGCATCCGGCTCGCCGCCCGGCTCGCCTCCGTCGAGGACGTGAAGGGCGGGGTCCAGATCACGGTGGACGGGACGATCGAGATCGAGTCAGGGGCGAAGCCGGCGGTGGTGCTCCAGGCGGTGCTCCGCTTCATGTGA
- a CDS encoding PaaX family transcriptional regulator — MTTEESVRPQSLMLTFLGDQVLGRSVCVYSGSVIDVFARAGVGEQATRSTLTRMVNRGLLRRQREGRRMYFGLTEHSEAVLRDGERRVWHTGAVNRQWDGTWTLLGFSLPESWQRQRHDLRSKLAWHGFGPLFSGLWIAPGQVDVAELVTELGLASHVKVFRAHADDGTDITAMIEETWELTELAARYTAFRERWQRWESELPSCDDALAHRLLLQTDWLRIIRRDPRLPVRHLPSDWPADGAEKTFRRVHERLTPLADEAAERVIDLVESRS, encoded by the coding sequence GTGACCACGGAAGAATCGGTACGGCCCCAGTCCCTGATGCTCACGTTCCTGGGCGATCAGGTACTGGGGCGTTCCGTCTGTGTGTACTCCGGCAGCGTCATCGACGTGTTCGCGCGGGCCGGGGTCGGGGAACAGGCGACGCGCTCCACGCTGACCCGCATGGTCAACCGGGGGCTGCTGCGCCGCCAGCGCGAGGGCCGGCGCATGTACTTCGGGCTCACCGAGCACTCCGAGGCCGTCCTGCGGGACGGGGAGCGGCGGGTGTGGCACACGGGCGCGGTGAACCGGCAGTGGGACGGCACCTGGACCCTGCTCGGCTTCTCGCTCCCGGAGTCCTGGCAGCGCCAGCGGCACGACCTGCGCTCCAAGCTGGCCTGGCACGGCTTCGGCCCGCTCTTCAGCGGCCTGTGGATCGCGCCGGGCCAGGTCGACGTCGCCGAGCTGGTGACCGAACTCGGCCTGGCCTCCCACGTGAAGGTGTTCCGGGCGCACGCGGACGACGGCACCGACATCACCGCGATGATCGAGGAGACGTGGGAGCTGACGGAACTCGCCGCCCGCTACACGGCGTTCCGTGAGCGCTGGCAGCGCTGGGAGTCCGAACTCCCCTCCTGCGACGACGCCCTGGCCCACCGCCTCCTCCTCCAGACGGACTGGCTGCGCATCATCCGCCGCGATCCGCGCCTGCCCGTCCGCCATCTGCCGTCCGACTGGCCGGCGGACGGCGCGGAGAAGACGTTCCGGCGCGTCCACGAACGTCTGACGCCGCTGGCGGACGAGGCGGCGGAGCGGGTCATCGACCTGGTGGAGAGCCGGAGTTGA
- a CDS encoding SDR family NAD(P)-dependent oxidoreductase codes for MPRIDLTGTAAAVTGAGRGLGLAYARALAAHGASVVVNDVDEEAAGQAVKAITEAGGTAVAEVVPVGTAEAADRIVGRAVEAFGRLDTLVTNAGILRDKVLWKMTDDDFDAVISTHLRGTFTCARAAAVHMRERGEGGTLILVGSPAGQRGNFGQTNYAAAKAGIAAFARTWSMELARAGITVNAIVPVAATAMTETIPAFAPYVEALKQGRPLPGILRKGEGFGTPEDCAALVPFLASAAARGITGQAIGIGGDKVALWSHPQEIRAAYADGGWTPETLAEAWGTSVGAQPETVGIPAPKLEEA; via the coding sequence GTGCCCCGCATCGATCTCACCGGCACAGCCGCCGCCGTCACCGGCGCCGGCCGCGGCCTCGGCCTCGCCTACGCCCGCGCCCTGGCCGCGCACGGCGCGTCCGTGGTGGTCAACGACGTCGACGAGGAGGCCGCCGGACAGGCGGTGAAGGCGATCACGGAGGCGGGCGGCACCGCCGTCGCCGAGGTCGTCCCGGTCGGCACCGCCGAGGCCGCCGACCGGATCGTCGGACGGGCCGTCGAGGCGTTCGGACGGCTCGACACGCTCGTCACCAACGCCGGGATCCTGCGCGACAAGGTGCTGTGGAAGATGACGGACGACGACTTCGACGCCGTGATCTCCACCCACCTGCGCGGCACCTTCACCTGTGCCCGCGCCGCCGCCGTCCACATGCGCGAGCGCGGCGAGGGCGGCACGCTGATCCTCGTCGGCTCGCCCGCGGGCCAGCGCGGCAACTTCGGGCAGACCAACTACGCGGCGGCCAAGGCCGGGATCGCCGCGTTCGCCCGCACCTGGTCGATGGAGCTGGCCCGCGCGGGCATCACGGTCAACGCGATCGTGCCCGTCGCCGCGACCGCGATGACCGAGACGATCCCCGCGTTCGCCCCCTACGTCGAAGCCCTCAAGCAGGGCCGGCCGCTGCCCGGGATCCTCCGCAAGGGCGAGGGCTTCGGCACCCCCGAGGACTGCGCGGCCCTCGTCCCCTTCCTCGCGTCCGCGGCGGCACGCGGCATCACCGGGCAGGCCATCGGCATCGGCGGCGACAAGGTCGCCCTCTGGTCCCACCCGCAGGAGATCCGCGCGGCGTACGCGGACGGCGGCTGGACCCCCGAGACGCTGGCCGAGGCGTGGGGGACGTCGGTCGGCGCCCAGCCGGAGACGGTGGGCATCCCGGCACCCAAGCTGGAGGAGGCGTGA
- a CDS encoding MarR family winged helix-turn-helix transcriptional regulator, whose amino-acid sequence MRGLHADTGYLLYRLGLRSGQLFNTFLQESGLRLRHYAVLRYLAGCEGAPQRELSTRLGYDPSAIVGLVDDLERIAFAERRPSPDDRRSRIVVLTEPGRAFLRDTDEAGLRVTNELTGPLTEAEREVLHGLLLRVAGDDVA is encoded by the coding sequence ATGCGTGGGCTGCACGCCGACACGGGCTACCTCCTGTACCGGCTCGGCCTGCGCTCGGGGCAGTTGTTCAACACGTTCCTCCAGGAGTCGGGCCTGCGCCTGCGCCACTACGCGGTGCTGCGCTACCTCGCGGGCTGCGAGGGCGCCCCGCAACGGGAGTTGAGCACCCGCCTCGGCTACGACCCGTCCGCGATCGTCGGCCTGGTGGACGACCTGGAGCGGATCGCCTTCGCCGAGCGCCGCCCCTCCCCCGACGACCGGCGCAGCCGCATCGTCGTGCTCACCGAGCCGGGGCGCGCGTTCCTGCGGGACACGGACGAGGCGGGGCTGCGCGTCACCAACGAGCTGACGGGGCCGCTGACCGAGGCCGAGCGGGAGGTGCTGCACGGGCTGCTGCTGCGGGTGGCCGGGGACGACGTCGCCTGA
- a CDS encoding IclR family transcriptional regulator encodes MNPRSAPERLLSVLAAFDHEHTALTLTDISRRAGLTLTTAHRLVGALTLWGALERDPSGTYHVGLRLWEIAALSPRGLALRQIALPYLEDLYEATHENVQLAVRDGCDVVYTEWLSGHSSVGVHIRVGARWPLHATGVGLVLLAHAAPAFQDTYCTGPLTSFTPHTLTDPSSLRRLLADIRHTGIAVSDRQITDDALSVAAPVRGPGGEVVAAVSVVVPQQGAQVGVLTPAVRVAARGISRALGWRPAGRGEA; translated from the coding sequence ATGAATCCGCGTTCCGCGCCCGAGCGGCTGCTGTCCGTCCTCGCCGCGTTCGACCACGAACACACGGCGCTCACGCTCACGGACATCAGCCGCCGGGCCGGGCTGACCCTCACGACGGCGCACCGGCTGGTCGGCGCGCTCACTCTCTGGGGCGCCCTGGAGCGCGATCCCTCCGGGACGTACCACGTGGGTCTGCGCCTGTGGGAGATCGCCGCGCTCTCACCGCGCGGCCTCGCCCTGCGCCAGATCGCCCTCCCCTATCTGGAAGACCTCTACGAAGCCACCCACGAGAACGTCCAGTTGGCCGTCCGTGACGGATGCGACGTCGTCTACACGGAATGGCTGAGCGGGCATTCCTCCGTCGGCGTCCACATCCGCGTCGGCGCCCGCTGGCCCCTCCACGCGACGGGAGTCGGCCTGGTCCTCCTCGCCCACGCCGCCCCGGCCTTCCAGGACACCTACTGCACCGGCCCCTTGACCTCCTTCACCCCCCACACCCTCACCGACCCCTCCTCCCTCCGCCGCCTCCTCGCCGACATCCGCCACACCGGCATCGCCGTCAGCGACCGCCAGATCACCGACGACGCCCTCTCCGTCGCGGCCCCCGTCCGGGGTCCGGGCGGCGAGGTCGTCGCGGCCGTGTCGGTCGTCGTGCCCCAACAGGGGGCCCAGGTGGGGGTGTTGACACCTGCGGTGCGGGTGGCGGCGCGGGGGATATCGCGGGCACTGGGATGGCGGCCGGCGGGGAGGGGGGAGGCGTAG
- a CDS encoding PHP domain-containing protein, whose product MTEQQLPSWADPAVAPADLDPQGVSRRGLLRSAGLFGAAFALPAALSSPASAAGRGHGFGGEDPRLAYLVGDHHIHSVYSHDAKYTFSQLAAKAAEFGLDWMVFTEHSNFGHAQYGAPLEHAEILKARKENPRQLIFQGLEWYIPAAEHCTVFTPPGPNEVEVLTRFESAFDGKLLNYTDGAPDNPNTARNEAHAVKAIKWLAEQRRRGYVDDVLVLANHPMRLGIDSPHELRAWRDAAPEIMIGMEGAPGAQGAAIPGWRGANSIRGEYENAPSANSFAGYPKEAYLTYGGFDWATATVGGLWDSMLAEGGLFSITSNSDAHRVVFDTWKNGDWPAGRNFDNTGKLPDPVDTTSPQPGSDFWPGQFSRTHVGVTRYGYRAVMAGLRAGRVWADHGHLLDGLEVRLKRQHSHGRGVTLGGRLRVRRGEKLTLEVTVTTASRVNPHGILPKLAHVDVIRGTVTGPVTDADSWKAPDTKVVRTKDVSGLKGTYTLRIPVQVEDDSFYLRLRGSDGKRNGTGYLGASVDPHGPIAHAPGDGDPWADTWFYANPIFVDVVG is encoded by the coding sequence ATGACCGAGCAGCAGCTCCCCTCCTGGGCCGACCCCGCCGTCGCGCCCGCCGACCTCGATCCGCAGGGCGTCTCCAGACGCGGACTACTGCGCAGCGCGGGCCTGTTCGGGGCGGCGTTCGCGCTCCCCGCGGCCCTGTCCTCGCCCGCGTCCGCCGCGGGCCGGGGGCACGGCTTCGGCGGCGAGGACCCGCGCCTGGCCTACCTCGTCGGCGACCACCACATCCACTCCGTCTACAGCCACGACGCGAAGTACACCTTCTCCCAACTCGCCGCCAAGGCGGCCGAGTTCGGGCTCGACTGGATGGTGTTCACCGAGCACTCCAACTTCGGGCACGCCCAGTACGGGGCCCCGCTGGAGCACGCGGAGATCTTGAAGGCCCGCAAGGAGAACCCGCGCCAGCTCATCTTCCAGGGCCTGGAGTGGTACATCCCGGCCGCCGAGCACTGCACGGTGTTCACCCCGCCGGGCCCCAACGAGGTCGAGGTCCTGACCCGGTTCGAGAGCGCCTTCGACGGCAAGCTCCTGAACTACACCGACGGCGCCCCGGACAACCCGAACACGGCCCGCAACGAGGCCCACGCCGTCAAGGCGATCAAGTGGCTGGCGGAGCAGCGCCGTCGCGGCTACGTGGACGACGTCCTCGTCCTCGCCAACCACCCGATGCGCCTCGGCATCGACTCCCCGCACGAGCTGCGGGCCTGGCGCGACGCCGCCCCGGAGATCATGATCGGCATGGAGGGGGCGCCGGGTGCTCAGGGCGCGGCGATCCCCGGCTGGCGCGGGGCGAACTCGATCAGGGGCGAGTACGAGAACGCGCCGTCGGCGAACTCCTTCGCGGGGTACCCGAAGGAGGCGTACCTGACGTACGGCGGTTTCGACTGGGCGACCGCGACGGTCGGCGGGCTCTGGGACTCGATGCTGGCAGAAGGCGGCCTGTTCTCGATCACCAGCAACTCCGACGCGCACCGCGTCGTGTTCGACACGTGGAAGAACGGCGACTGGCCGGCCGGGCGGAACTTCGACAACACCGGCAAGCTGCCCGACCCCGTCGACACGACGTCCCCGCAGCCGGGCAGCGACTTCTGGCCGGGGCAGTTCAGCCGTACGCACGTCGGTGTGACCCGCTACGGGTACCGGGCGGTCATGGCGGGCCTGCGCGCGGGCCGCGTGTGGGCGGACCACGGCCACCTCCTCGACGGTCTTGAGGTCCGCCTCAAGCGGCAGCACAGCCACGGGCGCGGGGTCACCCTCGGCGGGCGGCTGCGCGTGCGCAGGGGCGAGAAGCTGACCCTGGAGGTCACGGTCACCACGGCGTCCCGCGTGAACCCCCATGGCATCCTCCCGAAGCTGGCCCACGTCGACGTCATCCGCGGCACGGTCACCGGGCCGGTCACCGACGCCGACAGCTGGAAGGCGCCGGACACGAAGGTCGTGCGCACCAAGGACGTCTCGGGCCTCAAGGGGACGTACACGCTGCGGATCCCGGTCCAGGTCGAGGACGACTCCTTCTACCTGCGGCTGCGCGGCAGCGACGGCAAACGGAACGGGACGGGGTACCTGGGCGCGTCGGTCGACCCGCACGGGCCGATCGCCCACGCGCCGGGCGACGGGGACCCGTGGGCGGACACCTGGTTCTACGCGAACCCCATCTTCGTGGACGTCGTGGGCTGA
- a CDS encoding acyl-CoA synthetase, whose protein sequence is MRNEGLGSWPARRARKTPHRTALIHGDTAYSYAALHERTTRLAHALRARGVRRGDRVAYLGPNHPSYLEALFAAGTLGAVFVPLNTRLAGPEIAYQLADSGAKALIYARVHAGLVAGLPADTDVRTYLEVGAEYEQALQQAPSEPVDEPVTPDDTCVIMYTSGTTGRPKGAMLTHGNLTWNAVNVLVDTDLIADERALVSAPLFHTAGLNMLTLPVLLKGGTCVLVEAFDPDATFGLVARHRITFMFGVPTMFDLMARHPGWAEADLTSLRLLTCGGSPVPTPLIAAYQERGLTFLQGYGMTEASPGTLFLDAEHAVSKAGSAGVPHFFSDVRVVRPDLVPVEAGETGEVVVRGPHVMPGYWGLPEETAASFTDGWFRSGDAATVDADGYVRIVDRIKDMIISGGENIYPAEIEDLILAHPGVAECAVIGVADAKWGEVPRAVVVPREGARPDPEAILAGLAGRLAKYKIPKSVVLADQLPRTASGKLLKSRVRKRYGNSEGTA, encoded by the coding sequence ATGCGCAACGAGGGACTGGGCTCCTGGCCCGCCCGCCGGGCCCGGAAGACCCCGCACCGCACCGCCCTGATCCACGGCGACACCGCGTACTCGTACGCCGCGCTGCACGAGCGCACCACCCGCCTCGCGCACGCCCTGCGCGCCCGGGGCGTCAGACGCGGCGACCGCGTCGCCTACCTCGGCCCGAACCACCCCTCCTACCTGGAGGCCCTGTTCGCGGCCGGCACGCTCGGCGCGGTCTTCGTCCCGCTCAACACCCGCCTCGCCGGGCCCGAGATCGCCTACCAGCTCGCCGACTCCGGCGCGAAGGCGCTGATCTACGCCCGCGTCCACGCCGGACTCGTCGCCGGGCTGCCCGCCGACACCGACGTCCGCACCTACCTCGAAGTCGGCGCGGAGTACGAACAGGCCCTTCAGCAGGCGCCGTCCGAACCGGTCGACGAACCCGTCACGCCCGACGACACCTGCGTCATCATGTATACGTCCGGCACGACCGGGCGGCCCAAGGGGGCCATGCTCACCCACGGCAACCTCACCTGGAACGCCGTCAACGTCCTCGTCGACACCGACCTCATCGCCGACGAACGCGCCCTGGTCTCCGCCCCGTTGTTCCACACGGCGGGCCTGAACATGCTGACGCTGCCGGTGCTCCTCAAGGGCGGGACCTGTGTCCTCGTCGAGGCGTTCGACCCCGACGCGACGTTCGGGCTCGTCGCCCGGCACCGGATCACGTTCATGTTCGGCGTGCCCACCATGTTCGACCTGATGGCCCGTCACCCCGGCTGGGCCGAGGCCGACCTGACGTCGCTGCGGCTGCTCACCTGCGGCGGCTCCCCGGTGCCGACCCCGCTGATCGCGGCCTACCAGGAACGCGGGCTGACCTTCCTCCAGGGGTACGGCATGACCGAGGCGTCGCCCGGGACGCTCTTCCTGGACGCCGAACACGCGGTCAGCAAGGCCGGTTCGGCCGGGGTGCCGCACTTCTTCAGCGACGTCCGCGTGGTCCGGCCCGACCTGGTGCCGGTCGAGGCGGGGGAGACGGGCGAGGTCGTGGTGCGCGGGCCGCACGTCATGCCCGGCTACTGGGGGCTGCCCGAGGAGACCGCGGCCTCCTTCACCGACGGCTGGTTCCGCAGCGGCGACGCCGCGACGGTCGACGCCGACGGGTACGTCCGCATCGTCGACCGCATCAAGGACATGATCATCTCCGGCGGGGAGAACATCTACCCCGCCGAGATAGAGGACCTGATCCTCGCGCACCCCGGCGTCGCCGAGTGTGCGGTCATCGGGGTCGCCGACGCGAAGTGGGGCGAGGTGCCCCGCGCGGTCGTCGTCCCCCGCGAGGGCGCCCGCCCCGACCCCGAGGCCATCCTCGCGGGGCTCGCCGGGCGGCTCGCCAAGTACAAGATCCCCAAGTCGGTGGTGCTCGCGGACCAGCTCCCGCGCACCGCCTCCGGAAAACTCCTCAAGTCCCGGGTGCGCAAGCGCTACGGCAACAGCGAAGGAACGGCATGA
- a CDS encoding glycoside hydrolase family 16 protein: MTASSGIPRRRRALLAVLSTLGLAAALATAATLPADASAPTPPAGWTQVFVDDFNGAAGTGVNTSNWQYSTGTSYPGGPANWGTGEVETMTNSTANVSLDGNGNLRITPLRDAAGRWTSGRIETNRTDFQPPAGGKLRVEARLQMPNVTGTAAEGYWPAFWMLGAPYRGNYQNWPAVGELDIMENVQGLNRVWATMHCGTNPGGPCNETTGIGGNTVCPGATCQSGFHNYTMEWDRSVTPEAIRFYVDGVNYHTVTANQVDATTWANATNHGFFIILNVAMGGAFPDAYGGGLDGATEPGHPMVVDYVQVLRSSGGGTTTPPPSGSRDAYAPIQAESYDAQSGATTETTSDTGGGQNIGSLANGDWAQYKNVNFGSTPATQFRARVASGASGGVSGLVEVRLDSRTATPVGSFSLAGTGGWQSWRTVPANITAVTGTHDVYLTFTSGQPNDFVNVNWFEFGR; this comes from the coding sequence ATGACCGCATCCTCCGGTATCCCCAGAAGACGCCGCGCCCTGCTCGCCGTCCTGTCCACCCTCGGCCTCGCCGCCGCCCTCGCGACAGCGGCGACGCTCCCCGCAGACGCCTCCGCGCCGACGCCGCCGGCCGGCTGGACACAGGTCTTCGTGGACGACTTCAACGGCGCCGCCGGCACCGGCGTCAACACCAGCAACTGGCAGTACTCGACCGGCACTTCGTACCCCGGCGGCCCCGCGAACTGGGGCACGGGCGAGGTCGAGACGATGACGAACTCGACCGCCAACGTCTCCCTGGACGGCAACGGCAACCTCCGCATCACGCCGCTGCGCGACGCCGCCGGCCGGTGGACATCGGGCCGCATCGAGACGAACCGCACGGACTTCCAGCCCCCGGCCGGCGGCAAGCTGCGCGTCGAGGCGCGGCTACAGATGCCCAATGTGACCGGCACGGCGGCGGAGGGGTACTGGCCCGCCTTCTGGATGCTGGGCGCGCCCTACCGGGGCAACTACCAGAACTGGCCCGCCGTGGGCGAGTTGGACATCATGGAGAACGTCCAGGGCCTCAACCGGGTCTGGGCGACGATGCACTGCGGCACCAACCCCGGCGGGCCCTGCAACGAGACGACGGGCATCGGCGGCAACACGGTCTGCCCCGGCGCGACATGCCAGTCCGGGTTCCACAACTACACGATGGAATGGGACCGTTCGGTCACGCCCGAGGCCATCCGCTTCTACGTCGACGGCGTCAACTACCACACGGTCACCGCGAACCAGGTCGACGCCACCACCTGGGCCAACGCGACGAACCACGGCTTCTTCATCATCCTCAACGTCGCGATGGGCGGCGCCTTCCCCGACGCGTACGGCGGCGGTCTCGACGGCGCGACCGAGCCGGGCCACCCGATGGTCGTCGACTACGTCCAGGTCCTGCGGTCCTCCGGCGGCGGTACCACCACTCCCCCGCCCTCGGGCTCGCGTGACGCCTACGCCCCGATCCAGGCCGAGTCCTACGACGCCCAGTCCGGCGCCACGACGGAGACCACCTCGGACACCGGCGGCGGCCAGAACATCGGCTCCCTCGCGAACGGCGACTGGGCCCAGTACAAGAACGTCAATTTCGGCTCCACCCCCGCGACCCAGTTCCGTGCCCGTGTCGCCAGCGGCGCGTCCGGCGGGGTCAGCGGCCTCGTCGAGGTCCGCCTCGACAGCCGCACCGCCACCCCGGTCGGCAGCTTCTCCCTCGCCGGCACCGGCGGCTGGCAGTCCTGGCGCACCGTCCCCGCCAACATCACCGCCGTCACCGGCACCCACGACGTCTACCTCACCTTCACCAGCGGCCAGCCCAACGACTTCGTGAACGTCAACTGGTTCGAATTCGGCCGCTGA
- a CDS encoding amidohydrolase family protein gives MDFDALTAIDVHTHAEVSSKGHSSLDDDLHDASSAYFKVEGKRKPTIEETAAYYRERNMAAVIFTVDAESATGTAPVPNEEVAEAAAANADVLIPFASIDPFRGKAGVRQARRLIEEYGVRGFKFHPSIQGFFPNDRAVAYELYEVIEDAGCIALFHTGQTGIGAGVPGGGGIRLKYSNPLHVDDVSADFPDLKIILAHPSFPWQDEALAVATHKPGVHIDLSGWSPKYFPPQLVQYANTLLKDKVLFGSDFPVLTPDRWLADFAKLPVKDEVRPKILKENAARLLTT, from the coding sequence ATGGACTTCGACGCCCTCACCGCCATCGACGTCCACACCCACGCCGAGGTCTCCTCCAAGGGCCACTCCTCCCTGGACGACGACCTGCACGACGCCTCCTCCGCCTACTTCAAGGTCGAGGGCAAGCGCAAGCCGACCATCGAGGAGACGGCGGCCTACTACCGCGAGCGGAACATGGCCGCCGTCATCTTCACCGTGGACGCCGAGTCCGCGACCGGCACCGCGCCCGTCCCCAACGAGGAGGTCGCCGAGGCCGCCGCCGCCAACGCCGACGTCCTGATCCCCTTCGCCTCCATCGACCCGTTCCGGGGGAAGGCCGGGGTGCGCCAGGCGCGGCGGCTCATCGAGGAGTACGGCGTGCGGGGCTTCAAGTTCCACCCCAGCATCCAGGGCTTCTTCCCCAACGACCGTGCCGTCGCCTACGAGTTGTACGAGGTGATCGAGGACGCCGGCTGCATCGCCCTCTTCCACACCGGCCAGACCGGCATTGGCGCGGGCGTCCCCGGCGGGGGCGGGATACGTCTGAAGTACTCCAACCCCCTGCACGTGGACGACGTCTCGGCGGACTTCCCGGACCTGAAGATCATCCTCGCGCACCCCTCGTTCCCCTGGCAGGACGAGGCGCTGGCCGTCGCCACCCACAAACCCGGCGTCCACATCGACCTGTCGGGCTGGTCGCCGAAGTACTTCCCGCCCCAGCTCGTGCAGTACGCCAACACCCTGCTGAAGGACAAGGTCCTCTTCGGCTCCGACTTCCCCGTCCTCACCCCCGATCGCTGGCTCGCCGACTTCGCGAAGCTCCCGGTCAAGGACGAGGTCCGGCCGAAGATCCTCAAAGAGAACGCCGCCCGCCTGCTGACGACCTAG
- a CDS encoding MFS transporter, which yields MQSSPTSARQPSPDTAQLRRVALSGLLGTAVEFYDFLVYGTVAALVFGELFFPGADPAVGTIAAFGTFAAGYVARPLGGLVFGHFGDRIGRKSMMLLTMVLMGTGSFLIGLLPTYDTIGVWAPVLLVALRVVQGIAIGGEWGGATLMVVEHAEHARGDRRGLWSSFTQLGAPLGSVLSAGVVTLVSTLPDDDFRAWGWRVPFLLSVVLLAVGLFVRLRVAESPLFDAARRPEKPPVLELLSRPRPVLVAACAGIGAFTAQSLLTGFMISYAVDEGYTRPQVLTAVTVASCVALVVLPAASALSDRVGRRPVVLAGALASAALAFPVLALVDSGSPGLLVLALVLGHGVAQSTMYGPLGALLSEMFPTNVRYTGASLGYQGATLIGAGFSPLIASSLLASGGGSSTPVSLLLCAGAAITAVTVWRMRETSSDTLRPAAERAPERETASG from the coding sequence GTGCAGTCGTCCCCCACGTCCGCCCGCCAACCGTCCCCCGACACCGCTCAGTTGCGCCGCGTCGCCCTCTCCGGGCTGCTCGGCACCGCCGTCGAGTTCTACGACTTCCTCGTGTACGGCACCGTCGCCGCGCTCGTCTTCGGCGAGCTGTTCTTCCCCGGCGCCGACCCCGCGGTCGGCACCATCGCCGCGTTCGGCACCTTCGCCGCCGGCTATGTCGCCCGCCCGCTCGGCGGGCTGGTCTTCGGTCACTTCGGCGACCGGATCGGCCGCAAGTCGATGATGCTGCTGACGATGGTCCTGATGGGCACCGGCAGCTTCCTCATCGGGCTGCTGCCCACCTACGACACGATCGGCGTGTGGGCGCCGGTCCTGCTGGTCGCGCTGCGCGTCGTGCAGGGCATCGCGATCGGCGGCGAGTGGGGCGGCGCGACCCTCATGGTCGTCGAGCACGCCGAACACGCGCGCGGCGACCGGCGCGGCCTGTGGTCGAGCTTCACCCAGCTCGGGGCCCCGCTCGGCTCCGTGCTCTCCGCCGGGGTGGTCACGCTCGTCTCCACGCTGCCCGACGACGACTTCCGCGCGTGGGGATGGCGGGTGCCGTTCCTGCTGAGCGTCGTCCTGCTCGCGGTCGGGCTCTTCGTGCGGCTGCGCGTCGCGGAGAGTCCGCTGTTCGACGCGGCCCGACGGCCCGAGAAGCCGCCCGTCCTCGAACTGCTGAGCCGGCCCCGGCCGGTGCTGGTCGCGGCGTGCGCCGGGATCGGGGCGTTCACCGCGCAGTCGCTGCTGACCGGGTTCATGATCTCGTACGCCGTCGACGAGGGGTACACCCGGCCACAGGTCCTGACGGCCGTGACGGTCGCGTCCTGCGTGGCGCTGGTCGTGCTGCCGGCGGCGTCCGCGCTGTCCGACCGGGTCGGGCGGCGTCCCGTCGTCCTCGCCGGTGCGCTCGCCTCGGCCGCGCTCGCCTTCCCCGTCCTCGCGCTCGTCGACTCCGGCTCGCCCGGTCTGCTGGTCCTCGCGCTGGTCCTCGGGCACGGGGTCGCGCAGTCCACGATGTACGGGCCACTGGGCGCGCTGCTCAGCGAGATGTTCCCGACGAACGTCCGCTACACCGGGGCCTCCCTCGGCTACCAGGGGGCCACGCTGATCGGCGCGGGCTTCTCACCCCTGATCGCGAGCAGCCTCCTGGCGTCGGGCGGCGGTTCCAGCACGCCGGTCTCCCTGCTGCTGTGCGCCGGGGCCGCGATCACCGCGGTCACCGTGTGGCGGATGCGCGAGACGTCGTCCGACACGCTGCGGCCCGCCGCCGAGCGGGCGCCGGAGCGGGAGACCGCCTCGGGGTGA